Proteins from a single region of Parambassis ranga chromosome 16, fParRan2.1, whole genome shotgun sequence:
- the LOC114449080 gene encoding apoptosis-associated speck-like protein containing a CARD isoform X1, translating into MAPKTIKAALVDALEDLSTEDMKKFVHKLLDRREEPRVKRNRVDGKDRLDVVDVMVATFTEEPALKLALDILRDICCQNVAERLREATAGLTSKPADSGQNQESKGQHRESKGQHQESKGQHQESKDEHFVDKHRRALIERISNIDPILDQLLGSVIQHGAYDRIRAQLTTQDKVRELFKCLRAGPEVKDRFYTVLQEEEGYLIRDLQKQQ; encoded by the exons ATGGCCCCTAAAACCATCAAAGCAGCGCTGGTGGACGCGCTGGAGGACCTGTCGACGGAAGACATGAAGAAGTTCGTCCACAAGCTGCTGGACCGGCGGGAGGAGCCGCGGGTCAAGCGCAACAGGGTGGACGGGAAGGACCGTTTAGACGTGGTTGACGTGATGGTGGCCACGTTCACGGAGGAGCCCGCTCTGAAGCTGGCCCTGGACATCCTGAGGGACATCTGCTGCCAGAACGTGGCGGAAAGGCTCC gtgaAGCCACCGCTGGACTGACCTCAAAGCCCGCTGACAGTGGACAGAACcaagagtccaaaggtcagcaccgagagtccaaaggtcagcaccaagagtccaaaggtcagcaccaagagtccaaag acgAGCACTTTGTGGACAAACACCGAAGGGCCCTGATCGAGAGAATCAGCAACATCGACCCCATCCTGGACCAGCTCCTGGGCTCCGTCATCCAGCATGGAGCATATGatcggatcagagctcagcTCACCACACAGGACAAGGTCCGGGAGCTGTTCAAGTGCCTGCGAGCTGGACCAGAGGTCAAAGACAGGTTCTACACTGTGCTCCAGGAGGAAGAGGGCTACCTCATCAGAGACCTTCAGAAGCAGCAGTGA
- the LOC114449080 gene encoding apoptosis-associated speck-like protein containing a CARD isoform X3, with product MAPKTIKAALVDALEDLSTEDMKKFVHKLLDRREEPRVKRNRVDGKDRLDVVDVMVATFTEEPALKLALDILRDICCQNVAERLREATAGLTSKPADSGQNQESKDEHFVDKHRRALIERISNIDPILDQLLGSVIQHGAYDRIRAQLTTQDKVRELFKCLRAGPEVKDRFYTVLQEEEGYLIRDLQKQQ from the exons ATGGCCCCTAAAACCATCAAAGCAGCGCTGGTGGACGCGCTGGAGGACCTGTCGACGGAAGACATGAAGAAGTTCGTCCACAAGCTGCTGGACCGGCGGGAGGAGCCGCGGGTCAAGCGCAACAGGGTGGACGGGAAGGACCGTTTAGACGTGGTTGACGTGATGGTGGCCACGTTCACGGAGGAGCCCGCTCTGAAGCTGGCCCTGGACATCCTGAGGGACATCTGCTGCCAGAACGTGGCGGAAAGGCTCC gtgaAGCCACCGCTGGACTGACCTCAAAGCCCGCTGACAGTGGACAGAACcaagagtccaaag acgAGCACTTTGTGGACAAACACCGAAGGGCCCTGATCGAGAGAATCAGCAACATCGACCCCATCCTGGACCAGCTCCTGGGCTCCGTCATCCAGCATGGAGCATATGatcggatcagagctcagcTCACCACACAGGACAAGGTCCGGGAGCTGTTCAAGTGCCTGCGAGCTGGACCAGAGGTCAAAGACAGGTTCTACACTGTGCTCCAGGAGGAAGAGGGCTACCTCATCAGAGACCTTCAGAAGCAGCAGTGA
- the LOC114449080 gene encoding apoptosis-associated speck-like protein containing a CARD isoform X4, producing MAPKTIKAALVDALEDLSTEDMKKFVHKLLDRREEPRVKRNRVDGKDRLDVVDVMVATFTEEPALKLALDILRDICCQNVAERLREATAGLTSKPADNEHFVDKHRRALIERISNIDPILDQLLGSVIQHGAYDRIRAQLTTQDKVRELFKCLRAGPEVKDRFYTVLQEEEGYLIRDLQKQQ from the exons ATGGCCCCTAAAACCATCAAAGCAGCGCTGGTGGACGCGCTGGAGGACCTGTCGACGGAAGACATGAAGAAGTTCGTCCACAAGCTGCTGGACCGGCGGGAGGAGCCGCGGGTCAAGCGCAACAGGGTGGACGGGAAGGACCGTTTAGACGTGGTTGACGTGATGGTGGCCACGTTCACGGAGGAGCCCGCTCTGAAGCTGGCCCTGGACATCCTGAGGGACATCTGCTGCCAGAACGTGGCGGAAAGGCTCC gtgaAGCCACCGCTGGACTGACCTCAAAGCCCGCTGACA acgAGCACTTTGTGGACAAACACCGAAGGGCCCTGATCGAGAGAATCAGCAACATCGACCCCATCCTGGACCAGCTCCTGGGCTCCGTCATCCAGCATGGAGCATATGatcggatcagagctcagcTCACCACACAGGACAAGGTCCGGGAGCTGTTCAAGTGCCTGCGAGCTGGACCAGAGGTCAAAGACAGGTTCTACACTGTGCTCCAGGAGGAAGAGGGCTACCTCATCAGAGACCTTCAGAAGCAGCAGTGA
- the LOC114449080 gene encoding apoptosis-associated speck-like protein containing a CARD isoform X2, translating to MAPKTIKAALVDALEDLSTEDMKKFVHKLLDRREEPRVKRNRVDGKDRLDVVDVMVATFTEEPALKLALDILRDICCQNVAERLREATAGLTSKPADSGQNQESKGQHRESKGQHQESKDEHFVDKHRRALIERISNIDPILDQLLGSVIQHGAYDRIRAQLTTQDKVRELFKCLRAGPEVKDRFYTVLQEEEGYLIRDLQKQQ from the exons ATGGCCCCTAAAACCATCAAAGCAGCGCTGGTGGACGCGCTGGAGGACCTGTCGACGGAAGACATGAAGAAGTTCGTCCACAAGCTGCTGGACCGGCGGGAGGAGCCGCGGGTCAAGCGCAACAGGGTGGACGGGAAGGACCGTTTAGACGTGGTTGACGTGATGGTGGCCACGTTCACGGAGGAGCCCGCTCTGAAGCTGGCCCTGGACATCCTGAGGGACATCTGCTGCCAGAACGTGGCGGAAAGGCTCC gtgaAGCCACCGCTGGACTGACCTCAAAGCCCGCTGACAGTGGACAGAACcaagagtccaaaggtcagcaccgagagtccaaaggtcagcaccaagagtccaaag acgAGCACTTTGTGGACAAACACCGAAGGGCCCTGATCGAGAGAATCAGCAACATCGACCCCATCCTGGACCAGCTCCTGGGCTCCGTCATCCAGCATGGAGCATATGatcggatcagagctcagcTCACCACACAGGACAAGGTCCGGGAGCTGTTCAAGTGCCTGCGAGCTGGACCAGAGGTCAAAGACAGGTTCTACACTGTGCTCCAGGAGGAAGAGGGCTACCTCATCAGAGACCTTCAGAAGCAGCAGTGA